From the Natrinema amylolyticum genome, the window CCCTCGCCGCCGTCAATGGCGACGCCGTGGGTGCCGAGCTCGAGGTCGGCCAGCGGATCGTCGGTCAGCAGGACGTTCTTGACGGTACAGACTGAGACCGTGAGGTTCGGCAGCTCTGAGGGACTCACTTCGGAGCCACAGGAGTCCTCGCTGGCGGCCTCGATCGCCGCGTCCACGATGACGTGGCCGAGCTGGTCGTCCGAGCGGTAGCCGCCCGCACAGCCCCGCAGGCTCCCCCGACCGCGGGTCGACTCGAGGCGGACGAACGCCCCGGTTCGCTCGTAGAAGGCTTCGCGCATGCTGCCCGGTTGTTCTCGTTGCCCGTGTTGTACGTAAGATTCGACGGATTCGCGCGCGAGTTCGACCGCGCGAGCCCCGTCTTCGTAGGAGAGGTCAGCGCCCTGTCGCTGGGACATACAGATGGACAAGGGGATAGTCGTCCTAAAACGCTTCTATTCGCCACGCGGCTCTTTTTGAGTCCTGATCGGGGGACTTATTCGCCCCACGCACCTATAACGAATGGGAGAGAGAGCCCGGCTGCCGCGATGGTCCCGCCGGCGACGGTGGGACCACACAACGTTGCCCGACTCTTCGAGTCGCGCAACGCCCGCGAGGAAAGTCCCCCCACCCGTTCGGGCGGGTGACCGGACGCAAGTCCGGAGCGGGAGACCGCTGGCTCTGGAACAGAAACGACACGTCTCGGCCAGACCGATGATGCGTGCGAACCCGACCGAGAGGAAGGGGAGTTGACCCGCAGAGGATGGCGGTTGCAG encodes:
- a CDS encoding TIGR00296 family protein; amino-acid sequence: MSQRQGADLSYEDGARAVELARESVESYVQHGQREQPGSMREAFYERTGAFVRLESTRGRGSLRGCAGGYRSDDQLGHVIVDAAIEAASEDSCGSEVSPSELPNLTVSVCTVKNVLLTDDPLADLELGTHGVAIDGGEGGWLYPTVPVQNDWSAREYLDRTCRKAKLAPGAWQDDDVVVTLFEGQVFRERDADGSIEEV